AATTCATGAACAGTACGGCGGCGTGGTTCCGGAATTAGCATCGAGAGCTCACATGCAGAATATAGTGCCGGTAGTGAATGCTGCACTACGAGCTGCAAACTGCGAACTGCAAACTATTGATGCCATCGCATTCACACAATCGCCCGGATTGATCGGCGCATTATTAGTAGGAACACAAT
This sequence is a window from Patescibacteria group bacterium. Protein-coding genes within it:
- a CDS encoding tRNA (adenosine(37)-N6)-threonylcarbamoyltransferase complex transferase subunit TsaD — its product is MPTILAIESSCDETGAAVYSEGKILSNTIASQKIHEQYGGVVPELASRAHMQNIVPVVNAALRAANCELQTIDAIAFTQSPGLIGALLVGTQ